Within the Paenarthrobacter nicotinovorans genome, the region CGCGGTCAGGCTGCACCGGGCCCGCAAAGCCTTCGCGAAAGCCGCACCACAACACCTCATGACAGAACGGGAAGTCTAACCATGGACCGCATCGAACAACTCATGAAGAACGCCAAACCCCATGTCCCCGAACCCGGGACCACCCCCGGAGTCCTACCGGGTCGCTCCACCGTCTTCACGGACGACCCCAACGTCGTTTCACTCGCCGAGCGCAAGACCCGGCGGACCCGCTGGACAGCGACAGCAGGCGTGGTGCTCGCAGCTGCGGCGGTCATCGGCGCCGTCGTCGTCGCAGGGAACCTGGCCCCTCAATCGGCACCCGCCCCGGCCACCACCGATACTCCCACTGTCACGGCAACCCCCACACCGACCGCCTCAGCAACGCCCACTCCCTCGGCCTCGCCCACGCCAACACCGACGTCCACACCCTCGTCCGCCCAGACGCCGACCACGACGCCAAGCCCGTCCCGGGTCGTCACCGCCCCCGCCGCGAGCACAGCACCGCCCGCCACCGTGCCCGCAGGACCCGCAGCCGGCGCCTGCGTACCGGCCAACATCGACATCCAACGCCAGGACCAGGTCCGGGCGATCAAACCCATCCCCGCCAACGAGCAGCAGTACTACACCGTCCTCGGCTGCGCCGAAGGCTGGCTGGCATATTCGATCTCGGACGCGGGCGTCAAAGCCATTGGTCTGGACGGCGGCAACGCCTGGTACAACATCGCCACACTCCAAAGCAACGGCAGATACCTGACCGACTTCGGACAACCATGGACCAGCATCTACAACTGGGAATTCCTTGGCTACGACGTCCAGAACGGCAAGTACACCACCGTCCAAGAAGGCATGGACCACCAATTCGCCACAGCCGGCATCCCCGTCCGCCTCAGGCCCCAACTCGTTGGCCCCGGACCGGCAGCGCCAGCCACAACCAGTACGCCCTGACCTCACAGGTCAGGCCGGGCGGGATGACCGCGTCGTCCCGCTACAAGAACACCATCACTAAGGATACTTAGCTATACCGGGTGGGGATTGGCCCGTGACAGACAGATGGGTCATAAGCCTGCAACGAAGCTCGAGCATCAGACGGTGCGGGCCCTGTGGATGGGCGCGGCTGCCTTTGAGACGCAACGCCGCTGCCCCTGCGAGAAGGCGTGGCCGGGCGCCAAGGGGCACCCGGCCACGTGCGGATTCCCGGACCACCGGCCCCAGGCATCCCGGCCGGGCAGGTGATCGTGGTACCGCTGCAACCAGTAAAGCCCCGTCGCGGGATGAGCGAAACGGTTACCCGCCACCAGTTTTTTGACTGGCACAGGAGGGCGGCCGGCCCTGCCGGCGGCCTCCGGGAAGGGGCGGCCTAGTGCTGGGGTCGGCAGGTTTTGTCGGGGCCGTAGCGGAGCCAGTCGGGCAGCGCGGTGGTGAAAGCTTCCCGGATGGCGGGGGTGTTGGTGATGGTCCAATCGACGCGGCCTTTGACTTCGACCTCTGTCTTGTCCCATTCGAACCAGTTGACCATCTTCAACTGCGGGAACCGCGCGTGGGTTTCCGGGGAGAAGAGCTGGTTCCACCAGGCTTGTTTGATGGCCAGTTCCTGGTCCCCGCCAACGCCCGGTGCGTAGAGGGCAGCTGTTTCGGGGATGGCGACGGGTTTGCCGTGATCGACTCCGTAAACGGTGTAGAAATCGGGCAACAGGCTGTCGTCGCCGTTGGCCCCGTTGTAGGTCCCGGTGAGCTGGTCAGTGAACTTGCCCGGCTCGGGCAGCTCATTCTCGCCCCACGGGTATTTCGCGCCCCAGTGATACAGGGACATGCCCACCCAGTCCACGGCCTCATCCCCGGGATAGTACGGGGCGTACGCGTCGTCCTGCATGGTGAGGGTGCCGTCGCCGTTGGTGTCCAGGGCGAGGAAGTCCGCTGTGCCGGGTTTGGCTTCATAGGTGCCGCCGGCGAACGGGTACCCGCCGCCGTAGTTCGGCGCCCACATCATCGCCGAGCCGGGCGCGTGGGTGTGGACGGCGTCCGCGATGGTCCGGTACGCGGCGATGTATTCCTGGGGTTGCTGGGACCAGGCGTACCAGGAGCCGTTCATTTCGTGGGCGAACCGCACGATGACCGGTACGCCGTCTTCGTTGAACTTATTCAGGTCTTTCGCCAGGGCGGTGGCTGTGCCCTCGGTGACCGAACTCAAACCGTCGTGGGGTTCCAGGGTCAGCAGCATCATGTGCCCGTCGGAGCGGATCTGCTCCACCGCCCGGGCCAGGTCGGACTCGTCTTTGGCCGTGAGCGGGAACCCTGTGAAGGAGACACTGACAGCGGGTTTGCGGCCGAGGTCTGTCGCGAACGTGGCCAAAGGCTTGTTGTGCCAGTCCAGGTTCACCCCGAACAACGCCCCGTCTGCGGGGACCAGCCCCGCCCGGGGTATCACCTGGCAGGCCGGCAGCGTCAGGGCGGCCTCTTGGTTTTGTTTCTGGGACAGGCCGTTGGCGAAGTTGACCCCGGCGACCCCGAGGACGATCAGGCCGATGACCGAAGGCAGGACGAAAGCCCTGCGCAGCTCCGCCCGGTTCTGCCGCCGGTCCTCACGCTCATCCACGGGTTGTTCCCCCACCACCAACACCCAACCCTTCCCCGGCCTGCGGTTACGGTCCCATCCTAAAGACTGCAATCCAATGAGGCACCGAGGCAACGCCTGTTTCTCTCCGGGACCGGTTCCGTAGCTGCGCACCGGGGAGTGACAAACGCCGGGGTGGCTCAGCGGCAGTCCCTGTCTACGGTGAGCTGTGGCCCGCCATCGGCAGACGCCGAACGTACTGCACAGGGGGATCTGGCTGGCCTGTCCCTTCGCCGTGCAACCGGCAACCGTTCATGTCTGTCTGCCTCAACAGGGTCGGCGCCGTGCACGAGAACTCGTTGGCAACGAACAACATCCGTAGACCTTAGGCACGTGCTGTTCTGCACCCCGAGACACGTCAGGACGCTGACCTCCTGCGGCGTTGGCAGGGAGACAGCTCTGGTTTTTCCAGTCGGCGGTGGCTACTGTGTGGCTCTATCGGCGCTTGGTGCTCAGATCCGTGGCGCGTGAAATTGGGGGATCCATCATGTTGGAGACAAGAATCGCGCGCGTCTACCGCAGCTTGGTGGGTTTTGCTGCTGTCATGGGGCTGTTATTGGCGCTCTTTCCCGCGTCCGCTTTCGCTGAGGGGCCAGGGCCGAACACCAGTGCACTGACCCTCCACACGGGTAAGGTCAGCACCGGTGGGGCGCCGTTGGGAGCGGTTCCGGCGGCGACGCTCTCGCCGCCGTCGACCATTGACGTGCGCGCCACTGCAGCGGTGGTGTTCAGTGGTGACGGTTCGAGGGCGTACGCGGTTGGCGGGGACGTTCTGTCGGTGATCGATGTCGGCTCCGACACTGTTGCTGGCACTGTCGCAGTGCCGGGCGCCAGGTCCATGGTGCTCTCCCGGGATGGATCCACGGCGGTCGTTTCCGCCGGCGGGGGGACACCCAATGTGTCCATCGTCGATCTGTCTTCGATGACGGTCACGGGCGTGGTGATTTTGGAGCATTCGAGCGGTAAGCTCGCTGTTTCCCCTGACGGGTCGACCGTGTATGCCTCCGAGGATGCAGTCTCGGCCCGGTCTGTGGTGGCCATTGATGTTGCTGCCAGGAAGGTCAAGGCAGTGATTCCGGTCGGGGCAGGCCCAGGCCTGCCGGTCTTCGTCGCCGGCGGGTCTAAGGTTTACGTCGCAAACATGTTCGATGGCACCCTTTCCGTCATTAACCCAGCCACCTATAAGGTGAGCAAAACAATTCAGGTTCCTGCCGGCGCCTCGGACGGAGCACTGTCCCCGGACGGCACCCGAATGTACTACCCCATGCAGTCCCCGGAGACCCTCGCCAGGGGGTTCTCCGTCGTTTCCGTGGCCACTGACACGGTCGTGGCGACCATCAGGACGACGAGTGTCCCGTCGACGCCGGTCTTCACCCCGGATGGGAAGACCGGTTACACGGTCGATCAGGAACCGCCGCGGTACGTCAACGGCCGCTATGAAGCCGGGGCGTATTTTGTCGCCAAACTTGACCTGGTCAACAACACCTCCGCGCCCCTGGCGAATGGGTACTCGGGGCGGTCCAAGCCCGTCGTCCAGGTCAGCGCCGACGGTAAACGGCTCTACATTGTTGGTAGCTTCGCTCTGGTCCAGTCGCTGCCCTCGAACAAGATCCTGGCCACCGAGTACCTCGGTGACAACCTCTACACCTTTACCCTGGAGCCTGGCGGCAGTAGAGGCTACGGGACCTATATCAACGGCACCAAGATTACGGTGCTGGACGCTCCGGTGATCGAACATGTCCGCAGGGACTACAACTCCGACGGCGCCACCGATGTCCTGGCCAGGGACGCGAACGGGGCGTTGTGGCTCTACCCCGGCAACGGCGCCGCCGACTG harbors:
- a CDS encoding glycoside hydrolase family 26 protein: MGEQPVDEREDRRQNRAELRRAFVLPSVIGLIVLGVAGVNFANGLSQKQNQEAALTLPACQVIPRAGLVPADGALFGVNLDWHNKPLATFATDLGRKPAVSVSFTGFPLTAKDESDLARAVEQIRSDGHMMLLTLEPHDGLSSVTEGTATALAKDLNKFNEDGVPVIVRFAHEMNGSWYAWSQQPQEYIAAYRTIADAVHTHAPGSAMMWAPNYGGGYPFAGGTYEAKPGTADFLALDTNGDGTLTMQDDAYAPYYPGDEAVDWVGMSLYHWGAKYPWGENELPEPGKFTDQLTGTYNGANGDDSLLPDFYTVYGVDHGKPVAIPETAALYAPGVGGDQELAIKQAWWNQLFSPETHARFPQLKMVNWFEWDKTEVEVKGRVDWTITNTPAIREAFTTALPDWLRYGPDKTCRPQH
- a CDS encoding FG-GAP-like repeat-containing protein, whose amino-acid sequence is MLETRIARVYRSLVGFAAVMGLLLALFPASAFAEGPGPNTSALTLHTGKVSTGGAPLGAVPAATLSPPSTIDVRATAAVVFSGDGSRAYAVGGDVLSVIDVGSDTVAGTVAVPGARSMVLSRDGSTAVVSAGGGTPNVSIVDLSSMTVTGVVILEHSSGKLAVSPDGSTVYASEDAVSARSVVAIDVAARKVKAVIPVGAGPGLPVFVAGGSKVYVANMFDGTLSVINPATYKVSKTIQVPAGASDGALSPDGTRMYYPMQSPETLARGFSVVSVATDTVVATIRTTSVPSTPVFTPDGKTGYTVDQEPPRYVNGRYEAGAYFVAKLDLVNNTSAPLANGYSGRSKPVVQVSADGKRLYIVGSFALVQSLPSNKILATEYLGDNLYTFTLEPGGSRGYGTYINGTKITVLDAPVIEHVRRDYNSDGATDVLARDANGALWLYPGNGAADWLQRKQVGSGWNVMNLVATPGDFNGDRKADVLARDSAGDLWLYPGNGTSDWLPRTKVGTGWNGITAVVTPGDVDFDGKADIVARDTAGVLWLYPGNGKGGWLPRTAIGAGWNEMTAILGPGNTSEPGNDLLARDRSGNLWLYQRTPQGAWLDRQLVGIDWNGMTAMLTPGDVDGDDRPDLLARDTAGALWLYPGTDSGGYDPRVRVGVGWNVMTVIT